Genomic DNA from Chlorocebus sabaeus isolate Y175 chromosome 6, mChlSab1.0.hap1, whole genome shotgun sequence:
tatttagatatgatatatttaggaaaatgaaaagtCTCTACATGACTAAGAGCAAAAAGAGGTTTAGAAAATAGCTGCTTTAGAAGTGCACAGAAAAGGGAGTGTGATACGAGAATGTTAACTGAGCATCTATTCTTTAAGTAAATTTCCTCAGTAGGTTGGAATGAACAAATATGGGAATCAACTCAACCAGAAGGGCAGAGGTGAGGGAATCACAGAAGAATTGACCCAGAGCCCTATTTCAACCAGACCTAGTCCTGTCCTACctgtattctttttgttgtttgttttgttttgtttgagatggagtctcacaccggccccctgggctggagtgcaatggtgccatcttggctcacggcaacctccgcctcctgggttcaagcgattctcctgcctcagactcttaagtagctgggattacaggcatccgccatcacactcgactaatttttgtatttttagcagagatggggtttcaccatgttgaccaggctggtctcgaactcctgacctcgtgatccacccgcctcagcctcccaaagtgctgggattacaggcataagctaccatgcctagcctcttctttttaattatgCATGCCAATAAATTTTGTTCCAGCTAGTTGGAGTGTGACTTTCTATTTCTCACAATTGAAAACATCTTGATTTAAACAACCATGAGCTCCAGCAGCCCACCCTAGTAATCTGGTGGTGACAAAGCAGAGCATTATTGgccctgtatttctttttttgtttttatcttttttatttattttttctttttcatttattggcCCTGTATTTCTGATGGTAGCATGAAACAAGATATCATGGAACTTAAGTACTCATTGTCCTGGAAGGTAAGGTTCAGGACAAAAAAAACCAGTGGGAAACTTTCTCCCACCTCCACTAAATATACACCTGAGTAAACCCTTCATCCAATTActatgatttgatcattacacactgcATAATGTGTAATGATGTCTGAGAAGTGTGGGGCGTTGTCCAAAATGCTGTGTCCTTAACAGGTTAGTCTAACATCTAAAATGCATGCCATATGATGTTCCCCTTTTTTGCAAAACCTTTCTCATGAAGCTTTATGGAACTAAAAACcagttgggatttttttcttaattcagtctgtttCTATCACAAAAGCCCCCACCAAAGAAACATAGCACAGCTGTACACTGTATGGAAAAAGTCTTAAATGATCAGATAGAAACTTTGGCCTGTTACTGCTTGAAAAATGAAGCCGAACTGAGGACAGAAGCCAATTGCTAAAATATTACTCAAATTGTAGACTGCAtggttttctgtgttttaattaaatgtcatttccttgaatttattttaagaCTTCTTGCAAGAATCCTTTTCCCAGTACAATTATAATGACGAATTGGGGCTGAGCTCActaaaatgttcaaatatatGTCCTATATATGATAGATTTTTCCTATCAAGTTAATTCCAGGGAAGCCACTATTTGTTAGGTACTGGTTCAAGGTCACGATTATACAGCAGCAAACAGTGTTCCTGCATGGAGCTTAGATTCTAGTGGACACAGATTTCGTCATGTCCCTCATTATACTTTTGCTAAAGTTCTGACCTTATCATTTTGAAGTCTTCACTCCTGCATATTGCTTATTGAATGTGAAGGTTCTGATTGAAATGTATTGTATCATTCTTTATAGGGTttctctgttttgtgttctcttgaCAACTGTGACATTTTGAGCTCTGCTTGAAACTGGTCATATTCATACAAAAAATAGGTTTTCTTCAATGGAATTCAGATGACTATAAAAACTCAGCTCACTCATGAATTCTTAAAACATgacatttcataaatattctcTGCTGTGCGGATTTTCTAGGAAAATGAGAAGTCTAAGTCTTGAAGAGCACCTCTATCACACTCATCATGATTAATGGATTTATCACCATCATGGACTCTCTGATGAATCTGAAGACATGAACTCTTACTAAAGCCCTTACCACACACAAAacatttgtatggtttctctccagtatggacTCTCTGATGGGCTTGAAGATGTGAGGTCTGACTGAAGCTCTTACCACACATGccacatttatagggtttctctcccgTATGGATCCTCTGATGAACATGAAGATATGAGTTCCAGATGAAGCCTttcccacattcttcacatttgtatggtttctctcctgtgtggacTCTCTGATGGGCTTGAAGATGTGAACTCCAACTGAAGCCTTTCCCACACAcatcacatttgtagggtttctctctagtATGGACTCGCTGATGGTCCTGGAGATGCGAACTCTGGCTAAAGCCCTTCCCACATGTCTCACATTTGTATGGCTTCTCTCCTGTGTGAACTCTCTGATGGGCCTGAAGGTGAGAGATCTGACTGAAGTCCTTCCCACATGtgtcacatttgtagggtttctctcctgtatggaCTCTCTGATGGGCCTGAAGGTGGGAATTACGGCTGAAGTTCTTATCACACAcatcacatttgtagggtttctctccagtgtggattCTCTGATGGGCTTGAAGATTTGAGGCCTTACTGAAGCCCTTATCACATACCTCACATttatatggtttctctccagtgtgaactctctGATGAAGACCAGAATTCCTATTAAATATCCTGTCACTTACttcccatttgtatgtcttctctctAGAGTGACCTCTCTGATGGGCTTGAAGTTGTGATGTCTGACTGAAGCCTTTATCATATACATCACATTTACAGGCTCTCTCCCCAGCACTATCTACACAGTGAGTGTCAAAATCTAAGCTATGATGGAAGCCCTTCCCACACCTGCCACATGTACACAACTTCTCTCCTGGGTGAGTAAGCTCATGAGAGGGAAGACAGGAGTTCTGGTTGAAGCTCTGGGCACATACCTGACATCTGTAGAGGTTCTCTCCTGTGTTGACTCTCTGATGAGGTTGCAGATGTGAGCCCTGACTGAAGCCCTCACCACTGTCACCATTCTGATAGCATTTCTCTCCTATGTGGACGCATTGATGCCTGGGAAGCCCTGAGCTGTAACCTATGCCCTTCCCATACTCGACACTTACATGAGGCTTGTCTTCTAAGTGTAGTTGCTGGTGAAGTTCAAGATGAGAGCCAACACTGAAGCCTTTTCCATTCTCATTAGAGGTTTGCTCTCCTGATTGGATTATGCTATGCTGGGATGATTCCTTCACACAGTCTTTTCCACAATTATTGTGGCTAAAAGCTTTCTCTCTTTTGTGTACTGCATGACCATCATGTTGATGAGCAATCCTTTGCCTAACACAATGATCACATTTACAGAGATTATTTTTTACATCAATTTGCTGACACCTACTCTGATAATTCTGTGGTTCTCTCAGATACATTTTCCTCCAGAAATCCCAGGTGGTCCTCATTGGAAGCTCTTGATTTTTGATGCTATTTGAACTCTCCCCTTGCCCCTTTATTGTATAGTTCTCATCTTCAGAGACCTGAATAGATTCTCCTGTCCACACCTGACAGAGGGAATCACCTTGTTTTAGCAACTTGGACATCTGACCTTGAAGATTTATTATGAAGTCTTGATTACTGGTTAATTTACTTGTAAATTGTTCCCATATTTGCCAGCATATAAGTTCTTCATATGAAAGGAATCTTAATCTTACTTCTTGAAGGGTATCTATCTCCTTTTGATTCCTGTGTCCTGGAATGATaaagagaactcagaaatgaaaatgaagacaagtGAATATTtgttcagaaataaaaaacatttcacAGGTTGGTCACATTGGGAAACCTTAATAAACTAGTGGAGAGAATTCAGCTTGACTTtatcattggtttttttttttgagacggagtcatgctctgtcgcccaggctggagtgcaatggtgtgatctcggctcactgcaagctctgcctcctgggttcacgccattctcctgccttggcctcctgagtagctggaactgcaggcaaccgctaccacgcccagctcttttttttttttttttatgtttagtagagatggggtttcactgtgttagccacgatggtctcgatctcctgacttcatgatctgcccacctcggcctcccaaagtgctgggattacaagccaccgtgcccggcctatcaTTGGTTTTTTTCATGCCTATGTGAACAAAAAAGGCTggtttctatatataaaatgttaatgagACTGATTTAGAGCTATACcaagactgttttgtttttgtttgttttattctttttttgggacggagtctcactctgtcacccaggctggagtgtggtggcatgatctcggcttactgaaacctccacctctggggttcaagtgattctcctgcctcagcctctggaggagctgggactacaagtgcatgccagcacaccccgttaatttttttgtatttttagtagagacagggtttcaccatgttggccaggctggtcttgaactcctgacctcaagtcatctgcctgccttggcctcccaaagtgctgggattacaggtgtgagccaccatgcctggccaataccAAGACTTATGTATGTGGTCAAATACACATACAGAGCAACAAAAAGGTGTCCTAGAAAGATGTTATAGAAGAGTAACTTTACCTCCTTGTCCATAAGAATAATCACTTAAAAATCCTCTCCTCTTTTCCATGGCAGATGTATAAAATCTACAAAATCCTGGCTATATGtaagcctcagaatcatggttaCATTGTACAACCTACATCTGTGTATGATAAAAAGTCCAAAATGGTTAGAAAAGCCTGAATCTCTCCTTCAGTATTTACAACTCTCACCAAAGGTCACGCAGATAACACAGGTCAGGGAGAGCTGTGAGGGAGCCATTTCACTACTATTCAAATGAAAACACCTATCCATTTGTCCATTAACTGACGTTACTGACATCGGTCCATTaacccattcattcactcattcagtcactcattcaacaaatattgaatgaACGTGTACTATGTGCCAAACCTATGAAAGGCAATAAGGATCAGCAATTTTGAAACAGGTAAAATTAGTGTTGGGCACAGTAGcgtactcctgtagtcccagcccaggagtttgagctgcagcaagctatgattgtatcactgcactctagcctaggtgaaaaagccagacccccatctctaagaaaagaaaaagaaaaatgaaaagaaaacaggtaAAATTCTTACACTCATGAAGTTACACTCTAGTGGGGAAAGAGAccataaaaaagtaaacaaaatataatacatgAATATGTCAGCTGGTGATTGACGATTAATCACAAAGTCAGGTGGAATAAAGAGATGGgtatttaattaaatgtatttatttattttatttttgagaagggtcttgttctgtcacccaggctagagtgcagtggcacaattctaGCTCACTgcgagctaatttttttatttgttgtagaggtggggtctcactgtgttgtccaggctagtcttaaactcctggcctcaagtgatcctcccaccttggcttcccaaagtgctgagattacagggatgagccatccCGCCCAGCCAAGGATAGGTGTTTTAAACAGGGTAGTCAAAGCAGGTTTCTGTGATGAGATGACATCTGACCAGACACAAAGGAGCCAAGAGGATGTATGAGGTAAGAACATCCCAGGCAGACAGAAGAGCAGGGCTTCAGGTAGAAAGAAATacatgtaggccaggcacagtgactcatgcctgtaatcctaacactttgggaggctaaggtgggaggattgctttagctcaggagtttgaggccagcctggtaacatagtaagacctcatctctaccaaaaaaaatacatacatatatatatatataaaatacatgtatgtatttttaaaattaacctggtttagtggcatgtgcctgtagtcccattccagctactcaggaggctgagaagatcgatagagcccgggaggtcgaggctgcagtgaaccatgattgcaccactgcacttcagcctgggccacagaatgagacccgtctttaaaaaaaaaaacaaaaaaaaacaaaagcacacttGGCATGTATAAGAAACACACAGCAGTCTTGTGTGGCTGGAAAGAAGTGAGCAAAAGGCAAAGGATAGGAAATAAATTCACAGGGAGAGGGTGGCCTGAAGGCTCACACAGATTTTGGAATTAATGAGTGAGATGGGAAGTCGCAGAAGGGTTTTGAGCCAAGGAACAACATGATCTGACTTACATGATCTGGCTGCTATGTGGAGAATGGCCTGGAGGGAGGTAGAAGGAAGAATGTCATGTGCAAGCTGCTGCAGTAAACCGGGGTGATGAATGCTGAGGGCTTGGGCCAGGCTGGTGGCTGAGGAGGTGGTGAGGAGGAGAGGACTGGGTTGTATCCCGAAAAGACTCAGAGCTGCATGGTTCTCACCTGAACAGCCATCTCCTTGGATTTCTGTCTCCATCAGCCAAAGCTTGTCTTCTCTTCCCAACTGTAGTATCACATCTAGTTTGAAGGGGTGATAGCCTGTGAAAAAGAAATGGCATATATATAAAGTGAATGCATTATAGTCAAAAATTTTAATTCCAACACTACCATTTTCATGTGCTCTAAgtagtatttttcaaaattgtgatCATGAGCTATTGTCTGAATACCTTTTAATTTGTGATCTGGTACAAAAATACATAAGTGTCAATCACTGAATCAAGTGATCAGATAATCTGATCCTAACCATTGTCTACTTTTATTAcatcttctttcctatttctacTTACAGTTTTTGCTGCCCTGAGTGCAGTTCCTGACGATGAGCTATAATATTTCTACTTCATTTCATTAAACACAATAATAATGTAACTCACCAACTGATTTCAAAGCCCACCAAGATTTCACAACAGCAATTTGAGAAAAATAGACAAGGTATAGACAAAGTGTCCCTGGGGAATTAGGAAATTCACACCCCCAAGTTCAGAGAAACATTTTAAGCATCCCAAAGTCTTAAATAATTGAAAGCCGGACAGTCCAGAGGGCTGACATTCAGTTACAGTTTGAGGTGCCTGTGCTCACCCACTGACAGCAGGTTCCTGAagttctccagcatcacatcTTGGTACAGCTTTCTCTGGGCAAGGTCCAGCAACCCCAGCTCCTCCCTAGTGAAGACCACAGCCACATCCTTGAATGTCACCATCTCCTACAACATCAAGCAGATGTAATCTCAATCTCATGGCCAGTATCTACTGGGAGAGAGGCAGCACTGAGCAGGTAGAACAGGCAGGAAAATGTTCTGGATTGTGAAGGCCTCAAATCAACTTTAAGTagcttcctccttttctccatcCCACATGCCAGTCTCATAGACTACTTTTCCACAGTCACATCAAAAGTGTATGCTACTAAAAAATAACTCCTGTGTATTTAATTTGGTGACATTTATAAGTATTCCAACAGTAAATGCCCCAGCACTGTAAACCTTGAATCACAcggaatatgtattttataacttGACTGATACTACGGAATTGTCCTAGAAATGTTGGGTCAATTTAGTACCAACGCCGAAAAAGGtgtttgcacatgcatgtttatagtagcacaatttgcaattgcaaaaatgtggaaccaacccaaatgcccatcaatcaatgagtagataaCGAAACtgtgtggccgggcacagtggctcacgcctgtaatcccagcactttgggagactgaggcgggtgaatcatgaggtcaggagtttgagaccagcctggccaacatggtgaaaccatctctactaaaaatacaaaaaattggtggcaagtgcctgcaatcccagctactcgggaggctgaggcaggagaattgcttgaacctgggaggtggaggttgcagtgagccaggatcacgccactgcactccagcccaggcgacaatacaagactccatctcaaaaaaaaaaaaaaaaggaaaagaaactgtggtatatatctatatatctatatctatatctatatctatatctatatctatatctatatatgagatagaatactactcagccataaaaaggaatgaagtaatggcatttgcagcaagcTGGATTatactggagactattattctatatgaagtaactcaggaatggaaaaccaaacgttgtatgttctcataagtgggagctaagctatgaggagccaaaggtataagaatgacacaatggactttagggcctcagggggaaagggtgaaAAGGTGGTGAGGGATAACAGACGATGCCTCTGGGGAGTAAGGAACTGACTTGAAAGAGACAGGAAGAACCTTTTTGGGGTAATATAAATGTCCTATATTTTGTTCTGAGTGGTGGGCTAATGCAATTATACAACTGTCAGAGTGGGATATACAACTGTTATTGACCTGACCACTTaagatatattaattttgtaagtaaatattgcatttttaaagcCCCATGAAAAAGTATTGCAAATTGAAATAACATTTAGAGACACTACATTGTGTATGTTTGTTCATAGCCTCtgaaaaattagacaaaaaatgaaaaccctTCTGAGACAAATACATAAACACTAAATCATACAAAACTCTAGTGATAACattaactgaaaaaagaaaattatatatagaatGCGATTGTAGTTCTGTAAAATACACTGATAAGTATACATATAAGACATacaatatgtaaatacatataaaatagtaTGGAGGAAATAGATGATTTGTATTTTAGTGCAGTAATGtggacattttctcccattttttgaTACCTATGAATTTTTGCACTACTACTTATGAAAtaaagaagatgaaataaaactaccaaaactaaaaacaaaacaaaagctaaagACATAAACGAAAAATTGAACCAATCGACAATCAAGTAACTAGCAGATCCCAAATACCTGTTTTCCTCCTTTATCTTTctcaaggaagagaaaaaaaaagtgtctaatCTTTGAGGGAAAGAGATGTCATTTTaagagataaaaatcaaaactcaACTCACCTGAAACTTGGTCATTTTCTCCTGCTCCTTCTAGGGAAGGGCAGGGTCCTGCGAAGGCAGaagtgggaaaagagaaagaagccatgAGAAATAGGCCGTAGCCCACATGGCCGTTCTgggtgaatttttaaaaggtggccgggcatggtggctcacacctgtaatcccagcactttgggaggccgaggcaggcagattgcttgacctcaggagttcgagactagtctgggcaacctgacaaaaccccatctctacaaaaaattacaaaaattagccgggtgtggtggcacacacctgtaatcccagttactctggaggctgaagtgggaggatggctcgagcctggaagatggaggttgcagtgagccaagatggtgccactgtactccagcctaggcaatacagccaaactttgtctcaaaaaaaaagacccttTCTTCCACATATCACTAGCCCCTCAGCCAGGGGCCCTTCTGCAGTGAACAACCTGCCCGATTCTAAGTAGCAAGCCTAACATAATTATGAGTCCTTTGTAGTTTCCAGGGTTATCATTCTCATACTGGATACTGTGGGAAATGAAAGGCAGCAGAATGTACTTGCTACAAAAGTGGATTCTAGGGTCACAAGGTCTGGGGTCAAATCCTGGCTTGGCTACTAACTCTTTAAGCTCATTAACCTCCGCATTCCTCAAATCTGTCAcctgcaaatgagaaaaatagtgCTTTCTTGCAAGATTATTATAAGGGTCTAATGTGTGAACAGATGAAATCTTACAAATGATTTCCCTGCAGTTGCACAAAAGCAGATGATATTATGCATCATAAAATTGTTGTTACAAATGTCTTTTGCCATCATTTCCAACAAAAGAGTCTTTTATAACATCCAGATTTCAAAGACTGTACAATGCTTTATCTTATGAAATTCACCTTTACCTCTGAAAAGTCTATTAATTCTGATTGGCTACATTACTTACTACTTTGTTGTCCTGTAATATTTGATATCAGCGTTCAGTTTTATAAAAGGCATAAATAGTTATGAATTTTCTTCATGTAGACAGGAGAGTCTCAGTGGTATAGCTCCCTTTCCCATGCTCACTGTCGTAAGGAAATACTAATTTAAAATGTGTctctgctagttttttttttttttttaattttaaatgaaagtttGACAGTATGTGTCTCACTTAAGTGAAAAATACTGTAGTACTAATAATAGATCCTAATCTACAGAATTGCTTTTGGGATTAAGTGAGCAAATCAAATAGTCTTGGCTAGGCTaatccatagagacaaaaagtaaattcatagttgccagaggctgagagaggagataGTAAAGAATGATGGCTAGGGAATAGGatgtttcttttgggggtgatacAGATGTTCTTGAATTAGAAAATAGTGACGGTTGTACAACCTAACATTGTGAATACACTAAATGCCAccgaattgtacactttaaaagggtgaattatatggtatatgaattatgactcaattttttaaatagggagGAAAAGCCTTGgttcagtgtctggcacattaTATAAGCTCTCAGTAAATGATGACATGATGACTGTTGTTCCCATTTAatggatgaggaagctgaggattACTGAGATTAagttacccaaggtcacagagctggtgagGTGAGACTGCACCTAAATCCAGTTGAGTCCAGAGCCTGTCTCTTAATCGTGTCTCCTTCTCTAATCAGAAATATGAAAACATGGAAGGAGTCATGTCTTAGAGATCAGAGAAAGGGGAGTTGGAGGGTGTGAACTGCTGAAAATGATCTGCTGAGAGATACTGGAGCCAGATGATGAGGAACCTAATATCCTAATTGACTCTTCTGACGTACTAGCTCTTTGTGCCTGTTTCCTTGCCCATAAAGTGAGAACAACAACAGCATCTACTTCGTGGGGTTATTAAGAGGTTTCAGTGAGTATATACAAGATAGCGTTCAATACAGATAGCTACTCCCATTCACGGGTCCTCCTACT
This window encodes:
- the ZNF233 gene encoding LOW QUALITY PROTEIN: zinc finger protein 233 (The sequence of the model RefSeq protein was modified relative to this genomic sequence to represent the inferred CDS: inserted 1 base in 1 codon), producing the protein MTKFQEMVTFKDVAVVFTREELGLLDLAQRKLYQDVMLENFRNLLSVGYHPFKLDVILQLGREDKLWLMETEIQGDGCSGHRNQKEIDTLQEVRLRFLSYEELICWQIWEQFTSKLTSNQDFIINLQGQMSKLLKQGDSLCQVWTGESIQVSEDENYTIKGQGESSNSIKNQELPMRTTWDFWRKMYLREPQNYQSRCQQIDVKNNLCKCDHCVRQRIAHQHDGHAVHKREKAFSHNNCGKDCVKESSQHSIIQSGEQTSNENGKGFSVGSHLELHQQLHLEDKPHVSVEYGKGIGYSSGLPRHQCVHIGEKCYQNGDSGEGFSQGSHLQPHQRVNTGENLYRCQVCAQSFNQNSCLPSHELTHPGEKLCTCGRCGKGFHHSLDFDTHCVDSAGERACKCDVYDKGFSQTSQLQAHQRGHSREKTYKWEVSDRIFNRNSGLHQRVHTGEKPYKCEVCDKGFSKASNLQAHQRIHTGEKPYKCDVCDKNFSRNSHLQAHQRVHTGEKPYKCDTCGKDFSQISHLQAHQRVHTGEKPYKCETCGKGFSQSSHLQDHQRVHTREKPYKCDVCGKGFSWSSHLQAHQRVHTGEKPYKCEECGKGFIWNSYLHVHQRIHTGEKPYKCGMCGKSFSQTSHLQAHQRVHTGEKPYKCFVCGKGFSKSSXSSDSSESP